The region TGTGTATGAAGAATGTGACAAAGCTCATCGTAGtggttaccatggtaacaagaACAGTAAAGAAACAGTTCAGTCCATTATAAATGATTTATTACAAGGAAATGTCTTTCAGTTCATTCCAGGTAGAGATGCCTACCAAGcttttaaaaagtttaaaagcAATATTCTTGACATTGACTACAGGGACTTTTTTTCTTGGATACAAAACCATCTGAAGAATTGGATAGGTGTCTATGAAACACCTCATAACCAGTAGTCTCTTGTTAATTAACAGTGACATGGTACACATTATTCGTAAAACATGAAGATGTATCATCTATTATATAACTTTGTACATTTAACTTAGGTTTTAATATAATAAAAACTTTGAAGGTCTCCAATAGCCTTCGAACTTTATCATTTAAAGCAATGCCTGGAAACATGTGCACCTTAATGTTATCCCCCCGCCCCCCAAAGAAAGAATATTGTAGTAATTACATCAGTTTATCCAAAAATGAGACATCTCGCTCATAACAACTTCCTTGAATAAGTCAGGCTAGACAGTCGGGTTTGTAAGATGCTAAAATCATTCTACCTCACTGTTAGAAGATGATAATTCCAAGTCATGCTCGTTATCATCACAAACAAAATTGGCATTGAGGAAGGTCTGATATACTGATCTTGATACAACAGAAAGTTCATAAAGGCCATCATCAATAACAATGTCCTCAAACACTTCATTAAATACCTCAAGCACTATAATTGCAATATGTAAGGAAGAAATAAATCCACATTCCATAAGGTCATTTATGTTGAAAAGTTTGCCACAATTCTCAACAATGGCATCCACTACATTGTCAGAAAATCCATGTGTAATCACACCAGATGAGTCAAATAATGTGAGCCCAGAACTCAAATCTAAGGACAGTTGTACCTCAAACAATGCATCTTTTAAGCACTGTTTGTCCTCTGTGGATACTTCTCTAGTTCCTTGAGATTCTCCAGTAGAGTTATCACTCAattgatcaaaatcaaaatatGGAGTAGAACACTTTTGTCCTTCACAAGTGCAAATAGAGTGGCAACGGTTGCAGCAATTGTGCTTTACTGCAAGTGACACATCTTCATCAGTGAAATGGCGGAGGAGGCGTTTACGCACACATTCTTCACTCTTGATAACATCTTTCACAGTTCGTTCGCATTGGCTTAAATGTTTACCTTGGTACAAAATGATGTTATACGCAGGCCTGGAATCTCTTCCAGCCCTGCCGGCCTGTTGTAAGTGGTCTGTCAGTGACCTTCCTGGACCAAAATGAATAACATATTTCACATGAGGGAAGTCAACGCCCATGCTGAGGGAGGTGGAGGCTATTACAACTCTAGCCTTTCCATTGCCTGAAAAAGAGCTGCTTATCCTTGTTTTTACATTGTCAGGAGTCGCAGAGTAACAGACTCCTAAAAGACATCTATCTGGAGGTGGCTCTGGTCCATTTAGGTAAGCATCGTCACCAAGTTTCATCAGTAATGTGCTAAGAACAAGGACAATGTCACTTACAGTGTGGCAAAAAATAATGGCAAATGGTGAATCTTCTCTCTTTGACTTAAGGAGTGCAACCAGCCAGTCTAAGCAACTAAACCTCTTATCAGCTTCAGTGACAGTGAACCTGATGTTCTCCTTATTGGGGCTAATCAAAACTTCCTTATGATCTTTGAATCCAAGAAGTTTGCAAAGGCGCTTTCTCATATCTTTGTCTGCAGTTGCAGTAAGAGCAAGCACAGGTTTCCTCCCTAAGAATGAACGCAAATCTTTAACTTGGCCAAAGGCTTGACGGAAGGcagcttttcctttctttccagtGCCCCTGTGTTAAAAGTCAAAAAgtgtaacatttttattttcgtcattttcaaaaattaatagTTTGGGCTTAATACACAGGTATTGTGACCGAAATGTAGCCAAAAGCTACATTAAATGGTCATTTCTGTACAACCCCATACATTAATACATTTTCATGCATACAGCAATATCATGTTATTTGACACAAATGAGTAAATATGAATAGATTCGAAATATGTTTTCACAGTACATGAGGATGCACTTTGTATGGGGCTGTAGAGAAATCTTCccctaaaattaatttttatcataACTTGTAACGCGTGATGAAACGATGCATACCATCGTAAAACAAACGTTAACTAAGCCTATGAAAGGGACCCAAAAGTACTAAAACAAATTCCAATGCTTACAGGAAGCTGGATTTAACCTAAGACTTCAGCTTACACATCAGCTGAGGTGATGCCAAAAACCCACAATTAAGTTCTTACCAAGTTTCTACTGTGTGTACTTCGTCGACAACCAAAAATTCCGCGCCCTTGAAGTTTCCTGATTTCAACGATGACCTCCACTTCTCTGATAGCCACTGCTCGGCACTTCCGAAGACGATCTCGATTTCCTTCAGATCTTCGCACCTCAAATCTTCAAGTGAAGTTGCCTTCACGCCGCTAACGTTCAATCTCTCCACTTGCTGTCGACGGATTAACTCGAGCGGGCTTACAACGAGCACTGATATCGTCTTTTTTGTTCCGGTCTTGAGAAACCAATATTCGGACATGAGTTTCGGCAGAAGCTGGTATATTAGGCTCTTTCCATAACCAGTGGGAAGAACTCCGAGAACATCTTTCCTTTTGACTACGAGGCTTTCAAGACACAATTCTTGCTCGGGTTTTATTTGAATTCCAGGAAAGAACTTGAGGGCGCCCTCAAGAGCCTTTTTGAATTCCTCTGTATCCATAAAAGTATCAAATATAAATCTAAACGTCTATGAGAAATCTTTCGACCATGAATTCAAAATGGCTTCTACTTGCTCTGCTGTTCAATTGCTCTGCTCCTATTTACTTCCGGTCGGTGACGTCAGAGAGTATTGTGTATTATCCAATCACTGCCACATCCAGATTTTGGATGTGTCACACGGTTGGCTGAATGGTTTTGTGTCAGGCCCTCCTTTccctcctccccctcccccctcccccttctcaCATCTCCTCTATCTCTTCTCCTCTCCCCTAGCCCCTTAGGAGGGCCTGATACTCAGGCTATCGTTACTGTAGTGGAACGATCTGACTTCATGTTTTGAAACGATCTTCGAATGGAACGATCTGACCATAAACCGAGCAAATCATGCAAAATCTAACAAATCTAGCAAATCTAGATATAACAAGTATCGAAATAAGCACAATTTCCTACTAAAAGTTgccaggaaaaaatattttcatgatAAACTAATCCCTGTTAGCTCTGACCTGAGGAAGACTTGGTCAGTTATTAAGCAGATTGTTGCTAAAAAGAAACCTGAACGCCATTTCAGTAACATGAAAGACAGTTCAGGTATTTGTTCAGACCCTTTACACATAGCAACCAAATTTAATAACTTCTTTGCCAATATAGGTCCATCTTTGGCCTGTAAAGTTCC is a window of Montipora foliosa isolate CH-2021 chromosome 5, ASM3666993v2, whole genome shotgun sequence DNA encoding:
- the LOC138002157 gene encoding probable ATP-dependent DNA helicase RecS, which codes for MDTEEFKKALEGALKFFPGIQIKPEQELCLESLVVKRKDVLGVLPTGYGKSLIYQLLPKLMSEYWFLKTGTKKTISVLVVSPLELIRRQQVERLNVSGVKATSLEDLRCEDLKEIEIVFGSAEQWLSEKWRSSLKSGNFKGAEFLVVDEVHTVETWGTGKKGKAAFRQAFGQVKDLRSFLGRKPVLALTATADKDMRKRLCKLLGFKDHKEVLISPNKENIRFTVTEADKRFSCLDWLVALLKSKREDSPFAIIFCHTVSDIVLVLSTLLMKLGDDAYLNGPEPPPDRCLLGVCYSATPDNVKTRISSSFSGNGKARVVIASTSLSMGVDFPHVKYVIHFGPGRSLTDHLQQAGRAGRDSRPAYNIILYQGKHLSQCERTVKDVIKSEECVRKRLLRHFTDEDVSLAVKHNCCNRCHSICTCEGQKCSTPYFDFDQLSDNSTGESQGTREVSTEDKQCLKDALFEVQLSLDLSSGLTLFDSSGVITHGFSDNVVDAIVENCGKLFNINDLMECGFISSLHIAIIVLEVFNEVFEDIVIDDGLYELSVVSRSVYQTFLNANFVCDDNEHDLELSSSNSEVE